From the genome of Verrucomicrobiota bacterium, one region includes:
- the gpmI gene encoding 2,3-bisphosphoglycerate-independent phosphoglycerate mutase produces MKLEKRPVLLVIRDGWGANHNHDHDAFNCVKQANIPVSNRLSENWPRTELAACGLDVGVPVGVMGNSEVGHQNIGAGRIVDQEVVRITKAFETGSIRGNETLQAAFDRVKAGGHLHLLGIVSDAGVHGLLEHLYGLLIEATAAGLDEVYIHAFTDGRDTSPHSGLGYIQQVEAKCAELGIGKIASVCGRFWSMDRDNRWERVSQAYHMLTGKEAGNTAGSAAEAVQHYYDNPLDSSRTGDEFVPPTWVVDQTGAPLATIGNGDSVVFYNYRGDRPREITRAFIEEGFAEFDRGEKLDLFYAGMTDYKKDMLDHIIFPRVGKMANILGSYLADHGMTQFRCAETEKYPHVTFFFNDYREEPFPGEEWGMAPSPKVTTYDLAPEMSAEEVKELTKAAILSKKYDFMLVNFANPDMVGHTGSMEAVKKACEKVDNCLGQLLEAIDAAGGVALVTADHGNCDQMWDPTVDGPHTAHTLNPVELVVYGKGCESLKLISSDARLADIAPTVLHFLGLDKPLEMTGQNLVIE; encoded by the coding sequence ATGAAATTGGAAAAACGTCCAGTATTGCTAGTGATCCGAGATGGTTGGGGAGCAAATCACAACCACGACCACGACGCATTTAATTGCGTCAAACAGGCTAACATACCGGTTTCCAATAGGTTATCGGAAAATTGGCCCAGAACAGAGTTAGCTGCGTGTGGATTGGATGTCGGGGTTCCTGTCGGAGTAATGGGCAACAGCGAGGTTGGGCACCAAAACATTGGCGCTGGACGGATCGTTGACCAGGAGGTGGTCCGAATCACAAAAGCATTTGAGACTGGAAGCATTCGTGGGAATGAAACGCTCCAAGCCGCTTTCGATCGTGTGAAGGCCGGCGGCCATTTGCACCTGCTTGGCATTGTTTCAGACGCAGGCGTTCATGGTTTACTAGAGCATCTGTATGGGCTTCTCATAGAGGCAACGGCGGCAGGGCTGGATGAAGTTTACATTCATGCTTTTACCGACGGTCGTGATACTTCGCCCCACAGTGGTCTGGGCTATATTCAGCAAGTCGAAGCAAAATGCGCTGAACTTGGTATTGGCAAGATTGCCTCCGTATGTGGGCGTTTCTGGAGTATGGATCGCGACAACCGCTGGGAGCGCGTATCTCAAGCCTACCATATGTTGACTGGGAAGGAAGCTGGTAACACAGCTGGCTCCGCTGCCGAGGCTGTTCAACATTACTACGATAATCCGTTGGATAGTTCCAGAACAGGTGACGAATTTGTGCCGCCAACCTGGGTGGTTGACCAAACCGGCGCACCGCTGGCCACCATTGGTAACGGCGACTCGGTTGTTTTTTATAACTACCGGGGTGATCGCCCTCGTGAAATAACCCGTGCATTTATCGAAGAGGGTTTTGCCGAGTTTGATCGGGGTGAAAAGCTGGATCTTTTTTACGCCGGCATGACCGATTATAAAAAGGATATGCTTGATCATATCATTTTCCCACGTGTTGGAAAAATGGCTAACATTCTGGGAAGCTATTTAGCGGACCATGGCATGACTCAATTTCGCTGTGCTGAGACTGAGAAGTATCCGCACGTGACTTTCTTCTTTAACGATTATCGTGAAGAACCTTTCCCTGGGGAAGAGTGGGGGATGGCGCCGAGTCCGAAAGTGACCACCTATGATTTGGCCCCGGAAATGTCTGCCGAAGAGGTAAAGGAACTTACTAAAGCAGCTATCCTTTCGAAGAAATACGACTTCATGTTAGTCAACTTTGCCAATCCGGATATGGTTGGGCACACAGGTTCGATGGAAGCAGTGAAAAAAGCCTGCGAAAAAGTGGACAACTGCCTGGGTCAACTCCTGGAAGCCATTGACGCTGCAGGAGGTGTTGCCCTGGTAACTGCCGATCATGGGAACTGCGACCAGATGTGGGACCCAACCGTGGACGGTCCTCACACAGCCCATACTTTGAATCCGGTTGAACTTGTTGTTTATGGTAAAGGCTGTGAAAGTTTGAAACTAATTTCCTCCGACGCACGTCTAGCTGATATTGCACCCACTGTATTGCATTTTCTTGGACTCGATAAACCATTGGAAATGACAGGACAAAATTTAGTTATTGAGTAA
- the ileS gene encoding isoleucine--tRNA ligase codes for MANNLKDTLTLPTTDFPMRASLVEREPKRIEHWEKEDLYGKIQEKNAGGPTFILHDGPPFTSGDVHIGTALNKSLKEMILRYKSMQGFRAPYIPGWDCHGLPIEHRVMKDMREKGKDLPASEIRKACADFSKKFIEIQRTQFKRLGIMADWKNEYRTLDPAYEADILRTFSAFIEKDLVYRSKKPVYWSIPCETALAEAEIEYKDHVSPSIWVKFALPDTGALAIEGKVSIVIWTTTPWTIPSNMAVAVHPHIDYAVVVAGDEKYIVAKDLVETFTAATELGEYAIEQEIRGELLAGLQSRHPFIDRASPIILAEYVTTETGTGAVHTAPGHGLEDYQSGLKYGLEIYCPLDDQGRYIDDGQIPTELVGVTVLERKGRSPANEAVLELLKESGKLLKFKRFEHSYPHCWRSKTPVIFRAMDQWFVEMDKNGFRERALEAIGEVKWVPNWGENRIRGAVEGRPDWCVSRQRSWGVPIPAFYDDDGTAYLDAGVVKAIADKTETKGTNFWFENDAETILEGIELPDSWKGKSLKCGKDTLDVWIDSGSSHQAVLRRHETLTFPADLYLEGSDQHRGWFQSSLWTSIAKENQAPYKGVVTHGFIVRGDGTKISKSDTHGKPQTSDAYISRYGADVIRLWIASQDYRNDIPVSDDIIKRIVDSYRLVRNTMRFQLSNLSDFDYEKDAIAIEKLDPIDRWALHKTAELIDPVTQAYEDYEFHRVYQLINQFFSVTLSALYHDMLKDRLYTLAPDSELRRSSQTAIYHIFKTVSRLLAPIVAFTADEAWSYFKSGQEYGSDSIHLTTWPNAENSWKWPKNIEEFENVLKFRNRVNELLEKARQAKEIGKSLDAVVTIIGSTSDILFQNLQQFESKLPEIFITSQVSLEPKDVDTVSVSINTALGERCPRCWRTVEELVATKLEENLCPRCKDTLNL; via the coding sequence ATGGCCAATAACCTGAAAGATACCCTTACACTACCGACTACCGACTTTCCAATGCGGGCTAGCCTTGTGGAAAGGGAACCAAAGCGAATTGAACATTGGGAAAAAGAGGATCTTTACGGTAAAATCCAGGAAAAGAACGCCGGAGGCCCCACTTTCATACTTCACGATGGCCCTCCGTTTACGAGCGGAGATGTGCATATCGGCACGGCTCTGAACAAGAGTTTGAAGGAAATGATTCTTCGCTACAAGTCCATGCAAGGCTTTCGAGCACCCTATATTCCAGGCTGGGATTGCCACGGGCTTCCCATTGAGCACCGGGTGATGAAAGACATGCGGGAAAAGGGCAAAGACCTTCCGGCATCAGAAATCCGCAAAGCGTGCGCCGATTTCTCAAAAAAATTCATCGAAATCCAGCGAACTCAGTTCAAGCGATTAGGTATCATGGCGGACTGGAAGAACGAGTACCGAACGCTGGATCCAGCGTATGAAGCGGATATCTTAAGGACCTTCTCTGCATTCATTGAAAAGGATCTGGTTTACCGAAGCAAAAAGCCGGTCTACTGGTCTATCCCTTGCGAAACAGCCTTGGCCGAGGCCGAGATTGAATATAAGGACCATGTGAGCCCTTCCATTTGGGTTAAGTTTGCATTGCCAGATACTGGTGCCCTGGCGATCGAAGGGAAGGTATCCATTGTTATCTGGACTACTACTCCCTGGACGATTCCATCCAACATGGCGGTAGCCGTGCATCCACATATCGACTATGCTGTCGTCGTTGCCGGAGACGAAAAGTATATCGTCGCGAAGGACCTAGTTGAAACCTTTACGGCAGCCACTGAGCTTGGAGAATACGCCATCGAACAAGAAATCCGTGGAGAACTGCTGGCAGGACTACAAAGCCGTCACCCATTTATCGACCGGGCAAGCCCGATCATACTCGCCGAATACGTTACCACCGAGACAGGAACCGGTGCCGTGCATACTGCACCGGGACACGGTTTGGAGGATTACCAGTCGGGTTTGAAATACGGATTGGAGATTTATTGCCCTCTGGACGATCAGGGCAGATATATCGATGATGGGCAAATTCCCACAGAACTCGTCGGAGTCACAGTATTGGAACGCAAGGGAAGAAGCCCCGCCAATGAAGCAGTTCTCGAGCTGCTTAAAGAATCGGGTAAGTTACTAAAATTTAAAAGATTCGAACACAGTTATCCTCACTGCTGGCGATCGAAAACACCGGTTATTTTCCGAGCGATGGATCAATGGTTCGTTGAGATGGATAAAAACGGATTTCGTGAACGCGCACTGGAAGCCATTGGAGAAGTAAAGTGGGTTCCCAATTGGGGGGAGAACCGTATTCGTGGTGCGGTGGAAGGTCGTCCGGATTGGTGCGTGAGTCGTCAAAGGAGTTGGGGTGTTCCGATACCGGCTTTTTACGATGATGATGGGACTGCCTATCTGGATGCAGGCGTGGTTAAAGCCATTGCCGATAAGACCGAAACCAAAGGAACGAATTTCTGGTTTGAGAATGATGCCGAGACGATTCTTGAAGGCATTGAGCTGCCCGACTCCTGGAAAGGGAAATCTTTAAAATGCGGCAAGGATACCTTGGACGTCTGGATCGATTCGGGATCGAGTCACCAGGCTGTTTTGCGGCGCCATGAAACACTGACCTTTCCAGCCGACTTGTATTTAGAAGGAAGCGATCAGCACCGCGGGTGGTTTCAATCGTCTCTATGGACAAGCATCGCCAAAGAGAATCAGGCGCCTTACAAAGGAGTCGTAACCCATGGATTTATAGTCCGTGGAGATGGGACCAAGATCAGTAAAAGTGATACCCATGGAAAACCGCAGACATCGGACGCCTACATCAGCCGTTATGGCGCGGACGTTATTCGCCTTTGGATAGCGTCACAGGATTACCGCAACGATATCCCGGTTTCGGATGACATCATTAAACGAATCGTGGATTCCTACCGGTTGGTCCGAAATACCATGCGTTTCCAGCTTTCCAACCTGAGCGATTTTGACTACGAGAAAGACGCGATAGCAATCGAGAAGCTCGATCCAATTGATCGCTGGGCATTACACAAAACTGCTGAACTTATTGACCCGGTAACGCAGGCCTATGAAGACTACGAATTTCATCGGGTTTACCAGCTGATAAACCAGTTTTTCTCGGTTACTTTATCAGCGCTCTACCACGATATGCTGAAGGACCGCCTGTATACCCTGGCTCCTGATTCGGAGTTGCGGCGATCGTCGCAAACGGCAATTTACCACATATTTAAGACGGTTTCACGGCTTTTGGCACCAATTGTTGCCTTCACGGCTGATGAGGCTTGGTCCTATTTTAAATCAGGCCAGGAATATGGATCAGATTCCATTCATCTGACGACATGGCCGAACGCTGAAAACAGCTGGAAATGGCCAAAAAACATTGAAGAATTTGAAAATGTCTTAAAATTTCGGAATCGGGTAAATGAACTACTGGAAAAGGCTCGACAAGCGAAAGAAATTGGAAAATCTCTCGACGCCGTCGTAACAATTATTGGATCAACATCTGATATCCTCTTTCAAAACCTTCAACAATTTGAATCCAAACTCCCTGAAATATTTATCACATCACAAGTCTCTTTGGAACCAAAGGACGTGGATACTGTTTCTGTATCCATTAATACAGCCTTAGGCGAACGCTGTCCTAGATGTTGGAGGACGGTCGAAGAGCTTGTAGCAACTAAATTAGAAGAAAACTTATGCCCGCGTTGTAAAGACACACTCAACCTTTAA
- a CDS encoding TraR/DksA C4-type zinc finger protein: protein MAAFTLDDVKSLLKIKKAEKSENGVKEPIIVVKKKTKFELDDIPHETQNFGAASLADILGFSAGAKPKKNDESNVPKKLRVYYDLLIDLRNHVNYELNLHTRETLKKSSSSGSGATAGYDKGVIDEAKDDFDPDFALSLVSSEQEALAEIEEAINRIFDGSYGKCEITGETISAERLLAVPFTKHSLEGQKQLEKNRRFSVKRGGVYSTGIEESSQFVINEDGD, encoded by the coding sequence GTGGCTGCTTTCACTCTTGATGATGTTAAAAGCCTGCTCAAAATCAAAAAAGCAGAAAAGAGTGAGAACGGAGTAAAGGAGCCAATAATAGTAGTTAAGAAAAAAACCAAATTCGAGTTGGATGATATTCCACATGAAACTCAAAACTTCGGAGCTGCATCTCTGGCAGACATTCTTGGATTCAGTGCCGGGGCGAAGCCAAAGAAAAATGACGAGTCGAATGTTCCAAAGAAATTAAGAGTATACTATGACTTGCTCATCGATTTGCGAAACCATGTGAATTACGAGCTCAATCTCCACACTCGCGAAACCTTGAAGAAATCCAGCTCGTCAGGTTCAGGCGCAACAGCTGGCTACGATAAGGGCGTTATTGATGAAGCGAAGGATGATTTCGATCCCGATTTCGCTTTGAGTCTTGTTTCCAGCGAGCAAGAAGCACTGGCCGAGATTGAAGAAGCGATCAACAGAATATTCGATGGAAGCTACGGAAAATGTGAAATCACTGGTGAAACGATATCAGCAGAACGCTTGCTTGCTGTCCCGTTCACAAAACACTCTTTGGAAGGTCAAAAACAACTGGAGAAAAACCGTCGTTTCAGCGTGAAGCGGGGCGGAGTCTACAGCACCGGTATCGAGGAATCTTCACAGTTTGTAATAAACGAGGACGGAGATTAA
- the lspA gene encoding signal peptidase II: MHDKISRLNRILYYRIFFIIAAIVLATDRLTKWVVQISIPYGTYDESSMIEVIPHFFYICHIGNTGAAWGMFHGKSFFLAIFSGVALVLLYFFRKGLGLRNIYVQLTMGLVSGGILGNLYDRLVFNHVVDFLDVHLGFYRWPAFNVADACILIGVLLFSWFSFQEEAARKSSKT; this comes from the coding sequence GTGCACGACAAAATTTCCCGGCTAAACCGCATTCTGTATTATCGGATATTTTTTATAATCGCAGCTATTGTACTGGCGACTGATCGTTTAACCAAGTGGGTTGTTCAAATCTCTATACCATACGGCACCTACGATGAGTCCTCTATGATTGAGGTAATTCCTCACTTCTTCTATATTTGTCACATCGGAAATACAGGCGCTGCCTGGGGCATGTTTCACGGAAAGAGTTTCTTCCTGGCAATATTCTCCGGGGTAGCACTGGTTCTTCTCTACTTTTTTCGCAAAGGACTTGGACTGCGCAATATTTATGTCCAACTCACCATGGGTTTGGTTTCGGGAGGCATTCTTGGAAACCTGTATGATCGACTGGTTTTCAATCATGTAGTCGATTTCCTGGATGTGCATTTGGGCTTTTATAGATGGCCGGCATTTAACGTTGCCGATGCCTGCATATTGATAGGCGTACTTTTATTCTCCTGGTTCAGTTTTCAGGAAGAGGCGGCACGCAAAAGCTCCAAAACCTAG
- a CDS encoding YicC family protein: protein MYSMTGYGRSSALHGNLEITIEVHSVNRKALDANITMPREWQLLEGSLLRILKEKISRGRVVVTIQAQFTSDSGSGEFDKLTINSLYDQFRSISNELGVAFNPSPEFLFQLALYSKKNQVLPDAEMVKESLCGAFSQAVDALVEMRKSEGSKLKVDLAERLDLLKAGVKEVAAHAGDSVPQYRELLFQRLRQADLELNLDDERVLKEIALFADRCDIAEEITRLNSHLDQLGQFLDAEGSVGRKIDFLLQEMNREINTIGSKSNDIRITRHVIDFKNELERLREQIANIE, encoded by the coding sequence ATGTATTCAATGACTGGATATGGCCGCTCATCGGCCTTGCATGGAAACCTTGAGATTACCATCGAAGTTCATTCGGTTAATCGAAAAGCACTCGATGCCAATATTACGATGCCTCGTGAGTGGCAACTATTGGAAGGAAGTTTACTTCGCATTTTGAAAGAAAAAATCTCTCGCGGTCGTGTGGTTGTCACGATTCAAGCTCAATTCACCAGTGATTCCGGTAGTGGGGAGTTTGATAAACTTACAATTAATAGTCTATACGACCAATTCCGATCGATATCGAACGAACTGGGAGTAGCTTTTAATCCATCTCCCGAATTTTTGTTTCAATTAGCTCTTTACTCTAAGAAAAACCAAGTGTTGCCCGATGCAGAAATGGTGAAGGAATCTCTGTGTGGAGCTTTCTCTCAGGCAGTCGATGCTTTGGTAGAAATGAGAAAGAGCGAAGGCTCCAAGCTCAAAGTTGATTTAGCTGAGCGTTTAGATTTGCTGAAAGCCGGTGTGAAGGAAGTTGCCGCCCATGCAGGCGATAGTGTCCCTCAATATCGTGAATTGTTATTTCAACGTCTGCGACAGGCGGACCTTGAGTTAAATCTCGACGATGAACGGGTGTTAAAAGAAATTGCTCTCTTTGCTGATCGCTGTGATATTGCTGAAGAAATTACGCGACTCAATAGTCATTTGGACCAACTGGGGCAGTTCCTCGATGCAGAGGGTTCCGTAGGCAGGAAAATCGACTTCCTTCTCCAGGAGATGAATCGGGAGATCAATACGATTGGGAGTAAATCAAACGACATTCGTATTACTCGTCATGTTATCGATTTTAAGAACGAGCTGGAACGACTACGCGAGCAAATCGCAAATATTGAGTAG
- the trpB gene encoding tryptophan synthase subunit beta, translating to MSKESSVEKPTLPDAGGHFGPYGGAYVPETLMTALKELGDVYAEARKDASYEAELAWHLKEFAGRPTELYFAKRLTEILGGAKIYFKREDLLHTGAHKINNVIGQALLALRMGKKRIIAETGAGQHGIATAAACAKFGLKCVIYMGRVDMERQALNVYRMRLCGAEVRPVDAGQKTLKEAVSEAMRDWVTNVRDTHYILGSALGSHPYPMMVRDFHRIIGKEARAQILEREGRLPDEMCACVGGGSNAIGLFYDFLGDPSVRMVGVEAGGRGIRPGEHAARFEGGKLGVLQGTKTYVLQDSDGQIELTHSVSAGLDYAAIGPEHAYYRDEGRIEYTYATDDEVLEAFQKCSQIEGIIPALESAHAVAYALKRAPEMDKNSLLLVNMSGRGDKDVQQVAKILGEGEL from the coding sequence ATGAGTAAGGAATCATCTGTCGAAAAACCAACTTTACCTGACGCGGGCGGTCACTTCGGTCCTTATGGTGGAGCCTATGTGCCAGAAACACTCATGACAGCCTTAAAGGAGCTCGGAGATGTATATGCCGAAGCCCGTAAGGATGCAAGCTACGAGGCTGAATTAGCATGGCATTTGAAAGAGTTCGCTGGAAGACCTACTGAATTATATTTTGCAAAACGTCTTACAGAGATCTTGGGAGGCGCCAAAATATATTTTAAACGGGAAGATCTTCTTCACACCGGAGCCCACAAAATAAACAATGTGATCGGCCAGGCGCTTCTTGCTCTACGGATGGGTAAGAAACGAATAATTGCTGAAACAGGAGCTGGACAGCATGGCATTGCGACTGCTGCCGCTTGTGCAAAATTTGGTTTGAAATGTGTCATCTACATGGGACGTGTCGACATGGAGCGGCAAGCATTGAATGTTTACCGAATGCGTCTTTGCGGAGCAGAAGTTCGGCCGGTTGATGCTGGCCAGAAAACTCTTAAGGAAGCTGTGAGTGAGGCCATGCGCGATTGGGTTACCAATGTTCGAGATACTCACTACATTTTGGGATCTGCACTCGGATCACACCCTTATCCTATGATGGTTCGTGATTTTCACCGCATCATCGGTAAAGAAGCCAGAGCTCAAATCCTTGAAAGAGAAGGGCGATTGCCGGATGAGATGTGCGCCTGCGTTGGCGGTGGCAGTAATGCAATCGGTCTATTTTACGACTTTTTGGGCGACCCTTCCGTTCGAATGGTTGGAGTTGAAGCCGGTGGCAGGGGTATTCGACCTGGAGAACACGCCGCACGTTTCGAGGGAGGCAAACTTGGAGTGTTGCAAGGGACCAAGACTTATGTCTTGCAGGATAGCGACGGGCAAATCGAACTGACTCATTCTGTTTCTGCCGGACTTGACTATGCCGCAATCGGGCCAGAGCACGCCTATTACAGAGACGAAGGCCGGATCGAGTACACTTACGCTACAGATGATGAAGTTCTGGAGGCCTTTCAGAAATGTAGCCAAATCGAAGGTATTATTCCTGCATTAGAATCTGCCCATGCGGTGGCTTATGCACTGAAACGAGCCCCTGAAATGGACAAAAATTCGCTTTTGTTAGTCAATATGAGCGGCCGAGGTGATAAGGATGTTCAACAAGTTGCAAAGATTTTAGGCGAAGGAGAATTATAA
- a CDS encoding STAS domain-containing protein, producing MAEDTEPTFVVDVSRRPILVNIHGRANFLNCSPLRTFFRRMFDKGEREFLLDFSDCTGMDSTFLGILAGAALETKRVSSPGELQLASLNKRNLELVNNLGLRRIVTIVEDSVKGPDGTSTGLVEEEQTEDQKKNMLIEAHKDLIRIDEANLSKFVDLLTFLKNED from the coding sequence ATGGCCGAGGATACGGAGCCGACCTTTGTGGTCGATGTGTCGAGGCGACCCATACTGGTGAACATTCACGGTCGGGCCAATTTCTTGAATTGCAGTCCTCTGAGAACATTTTTCCGCAGAATGTTCGATAAAGGAGAGCGCGAGTTTCTTTTGGACTTCTCAGATTGTACAGGAATGGACAGCACGTTTTTGGGAATCTTAGCTGGTGCCGCCCTGGAAACGAAGCGAGTGAGTTCTCCTGGTGAATTACAGCTTGCTAGCCTTAACAAACGAAACCTCGAGTTAGTGAACAATTTGGGACTTCGGAGAATCGTAACTATTGTAGAAGACAGTGTTAAAGGACCTGATGGCACTTCAACAGGTCTTGTGGAGGAAGAGCAAACAGAAGATCAGAAAAAGAACATGTTGATCGAGGCCCATAAAGATTTGATCAGAATAGATGAGGCAAATCTTTCCAAGTTCGTAGACCTGCTCACTTTTCTAAAGAATGAGGATTAA
- the acnA gene encoding aconitate hydratase AcnA, producing the protein MSSLNNPFNSLRTLNESEGKYYYSLPALESSDVGPISKLPVSIRIVLESVLRNCDGKNITEEEVKRLANWNAKAPSLSEIPFVVSRIVLQDFTGVPLLVDLAAMRSAVARLGKDAKCIEPLVPVDLVVDHSVQVDRSGTLDAFKQNLAMEFERNRERYEFLKWGQQAFDTFQVVPPSIGIVHQVNLEYLARVVFEKVEGDSSVLYPDTLVGTDSHTTMINGLGVVGWGVGGIEAEAGMLGQPVYFQTPEVIGVNMTGSLCEGVTATDLALHVTELLRAEKVVGKFVEFYGEGTENLTLADRATVANMAPEYGATMGFFPIDEKTLDYLRLTGRTEASIKQVKTYFEAQGLFGIPKAGEIEYTKSIDLDLTKVVPSVAGPKRPQDRINVPELKERFRSLFEMPVAEGGFGKSLDTITEKVPVRSGEGGVAVAESEIGHGNVLIAAITSCTNTSNPNVMIAAGLVAKKAVEKGMTINSTVKTSLAPGSRVVTEYLEETGLQEYLDKIGFNLVGYGCTTCIGNSGPLAEPIESAIREGDLVAASVLSGNRNFEARVHGSIRANFLMSPPLVVAYALAGTVDINLNEDVIGNDSDRNPVYLKDLWPTQEEVQSLVASGLKSEMFTNQYSKIMDASAEWQSIDSGEGDIFNWKEESTYIQEPPFFDNFSMEPNQIENLVDLRPLAILGDSVTTDHISPAGAFKADTPAGKFLISKGVEPQNFNSYGSRRGNDKIMTRGTFANVRIKNRMADGKEGGYTKLMPEAKMMSIYDASQEYKNSGTGTIVFGGVDYGMGSSRDWAAKGTNLLGVKAVVAKSFERIHRSNLLGMGVLPLEFIEGETIDSLQLDGSEEISISGLSNELQPGIVLDMEVKRIDGSSQKTQVKLRIDTSIEVEYYRHGGILPYVLRNIISSQ; encoded by the coding sequence ATGAGTAGCTTAAACAATCCGTTTAATTCCCTACGCACTTTGAACGAGTCGGAAGGTAAGTATTATTACTCTCTTCCTGCACTCGAATCCAGCGATGTGGGTCCAATCTCCAAACTTCCAGTTAGTATTCGGATTGTTTTAGAATCAGTTCTACGCAATTGTGATGGGAAAAATATTACAGAAGAGGAAGTAAAACGCTTGGCCAATTGGAATGCAAAGGCTCCATCCTTGAGCGAAATTCCTTTCGTAGTATCTCGCATTGTGCTTCAGGATTTTACCGGTGTTCCTTTGTTGGTCGACCTGGCTGCGATGCGGTCTGCTGTCGCTCGTCTGGGAAAAGACGCAAAATGTATAGAGCCGTTGGTTCCTGTTGATCTTGTGGTGGATCACTCTGTTCAAGTGGATCGTAGTGGAACGCTTGATGCCTTTAAGCAAAACTTGGCTATGGAATTCGAACGCAATCGCGAGCGCTATGAGTTCTTGAAATGGGGTCAACAAGCCTTTGATACTTTTCAGGTTGTTCCTCCAAGCATAGGTATTGTTCACCAGGTGAATCTGGAGTATTTGGCCCGTGTGGTATTCGAAAAGGTTGAGGGTGATTCGAGTGTTCTTTATCCAGATACGCTGGTTGGTACTGATTCACACACCACAATGATCAATGGCCTCGGAGTTGTTGGTTGGGGTGTTGGCGGTATTGAAGCAGAAGCTGGAATGCTTGGCCAACCTGTTTATTTCCAGACCCCGGAAGTTATTGGTGTAAACATGACAGGTAGTCTTTGTGAAGGTGTGACCGCAACAGATCTGGCTCTTCATGTTACTGAACTGCTTCGTGCAGAAAAAGTGGTTGGAAAATTTGTCGAGTTTTATGGTGAAGGTACGGAAAACCTTACTTTGGCTGACCGAGCTACCGTCGCCAATATGGCACCCGAATATGGAGCAACGATGGGATTCTTCCCAATCGATGAAAAGACTCTCGATTACCTTCGATTGACCGGACGCACTGAAGCTTCGATAAAACAAGTAAAGACCTACTTCGAAGCTCAAGGATTGTTCGGTATTCCTAAGGCTGGCGAAATTGAATACACCAAATCTATCGACCTCGATTTAACAAAGGTAGTCCCAAGTGTGGCTGGTCCCAAAAGACCGCAGGATCGAATCAACGTCCCTGAACTAAAAGAGCGATTCCGTTCACTTTTTGAAATGCCAGTGGCTGAAGGTGGATTTGGAAAGTCGCTTGATACCATCACAGAAAAGGTGCCTGTTCGTTCTGGTGAGGGTGGGGTGGCTGTTGCAGAATCAGAAATTGGACACGGTAATGTGTTAATAGCAGCCATCACCAGTTGCACCAATACGTCCAATCCTAATGTAATGATCGCCGCTGGCCTTGTTGCCAAAAAGGCTGTGGAAAAAGGAATGACAATTAACTCGACCGTCAAAACCAGCTTGGCACCTGGCTCACGCGTAGTTACTGAATATTTAGAAGAAACGGGTCTTCAAGAGTATCTGGATAAAATCGGATTCAATTTAGTCGGGTATGGTTGTACCACCTGCATAGGTAACAGCGGGCCATTGGCAGAACCAATTGAGAGTGCCATTCGCGAAGGTGATTTAGTCGCGGCGAGCGTTCTGTCCGGAAATCGCAATTTCGAAGCGCGGGTGCATGGATCGATTCGGGCAAATTTTCTAATGTCGCCTCCGTTGGTTGTCGCTTATGCGTTGGCCGGCACAGTCGATATTAATCTCAATGAGGATGTTATCGGAAATGATTCGGACAGAAACCCTGTCTATCTAAAAGATCTTTGGCCAACTCAGGAAGAAGTACAGTCCTTGGTTGCAAGCGGCTTGAAGTCCGAAATGTTCACAAATCAATACTCCAAAATCATGGATGCGTCTGCTGAATGGCAGTCGATCGATTCTGGCGAAGGAGACATTTTCAATTGGAAGGAAGAAAGCACCTACATCCAGGAGCCTCCATTTTTCGACAACTTCTCGATGGAACCTAACCAGATTGAAAATCTAGTAGATCTTCGTCCATTGGCGATACTCGGAGATTCTGTAACCACAGATCACATTTCTCCGGCAGGTGCTTTCAAGGCCGACACTCCGGCAGGTAAGTTTTTGATTTCAAAAGGCGTTGAACCCCAAAATTTTAATTCCTATGGTTCTCGACGGGGCAACGACAAAATCATGACACGTGGCACATTTGCCAATGTGCGGATTAAGAACCGCATGGCTGACGGTAAGGAAGGTGGATACACAAAACTCATGCCGGAAGCGAAAATGATGTCGATATACGATGCGAGTCAGGAATACAAAAATAGTGGTACCGGAACAATTGTATTTGGCGGTGTTGATTATGGAATGGGAAGTTCCCGTGACTGGGCCGCCAAGGGAACAAACCTGCTTGGTGTAAAAGCCGTTGTTGCAAAAAGTTTCGAAAGAATCCACCGAAGCAACCTTCTTGGAATGGGAGTTCTTCCATTAGAGTTTATCGAAGGTGAAACTATCGATTCACTTCAGTTGGATGGTTCTGAGGAAATTTCTATTTCCGGACTTTCGAATGAGTTACAGCCAGGAATTGTGTTGGATATGGAAGTCAAACGTATTGACGGAAGCAGCCAAAAAACTCAGGTAAAATTGCGTATCGATACATCTATTGAGGTGGAGTACTACCGTCATGGCGGCATATTACCCTATGTTCTTAGAAACATAATTTCTTCTCAATAA